A single genomic interval of Demequina sp. NBRC 110054 harbors:
- a CDS encoding ABC transporter substrate-binding protein → MFTAPTLRRASVALLAVSTLALAGCSSSTDAETSESASADSSATATTEAAVELDTVTEGKLTIATGEPAYEPWVVGDEPESGEGFEAAVAYAVAEELGYDAEDVVWVRTGFDEAIAPGAKDWDFNLQQFSITEERKEAVDFSSAYYTATQAVVSVEGNDYADAASAADLEGALVGVAVGTTSYDIAVEALGEDNVQVFNNQADVNAALTAGQIDAYVTDLPSALYQAAVELDGGVVVGQFADATGGDEFGLVLPKDSALTEPVTEAVDTLAAEGTLADLESEWLSDAIDVPVLN, encoded by the coding sequence ATGTTCACTGCACCGACCCTGCGCCGCGCCTCCGTCGCGCTGCTCGCCGTCTCGACGCTCGCGCTCGCGGGCTGCTCGAGCTCGACCGACGCCGAGACCTCCGAGTCGGCCTCCGCCGACTCGAGCGCCACCGCGACCACCGAGGCCGCCGTCGAGCTCGACACCGTCACCGAGGGCAAGCTCACCATCGCGACTGGCGAGCCCGCCTACGAGCCGTGGGTCGTCGGCGACGAGCCCGAGTCCGGTGAGGGCTTCGAGGCCGCCGTGGCCTACGCCGTCGCCGAGGAGCTCGGCTACGACGCCGAGGACGTCGTCTGGGTCCGCACCGGCTTCGACGAGGCGATCGCGCCCGGCGCCAAGGACTGGGACTTCAATCTCCAGCAGTTCTCCATCACCGAGGAGCGTAAGGAGGCCGTGGACTTCTCCTCGGCGTACTACACCGCCACCCAGGCGGTCGTCTCGGTCGAGGGCAACGACTACGCCGACGCCGCCAGCGCCGCCGACCTCGAGGGCGCGCTCGTCGGCGTCGCCGTCGGCACCACGTCCTACGACATCGCCGTCGAGGCGCTCGGCGAGGACAACGTCCAGGTCTTCAACAACCAGGCCGACGTGAACGCCGCGCTCACCGCCGGCCAGATCGACGCCTACGTCACCGACCTTCCGTCCGCCCTGTACCAGGCCGCGGTCGAGCTCGATGGCGGCGTGGTCGTCGGCCAGTTCGCGGACGCGACCGGCGGCGACGAGTTCGGCCTGGTCCTGCCCAAGGACTCGGCGCTCACCGAGCCCGTCACCGAGGCCGTCGACACCCTCGCCGCGGAGGGCACCCTCGCCGACCTCGAGTCCGAGTGGCTGTCCGACGCGATCGACGTGCCGGTCCTCAACTAA
- a CDS encoding cupin domain-containing protein translates to MIPATASSLNLEPHPEGGWFRRYYTSPIPVSTDGGDRPAVTMIHYLLAPGEHSAWHVVTSDEVWLWHGPGALELSLGGSGGEPGSVTTVRLGPDAVGGDVQQCLVPAGVWQSARLLDDAEALVSCVVSPGFDFADWRLAESSE, encoded by the coding sequence ATGATCCCCGCGACCGCATCGTCCCTGAACCTCGAGCCGCACCCCGAGGGCGGCTGGTTCCGGCGCTACTACACGTCGCCGATCCCCGTCTCGACGGACGGCGGCGACCGCCCGGCCGTGACGATGATCCACTACCTCCTCGCGCCAGGCGAGCACAGCGCGTGGCACGTGGTCACGTCCGACGAGGTGTGGCTATGGCACGGGCCCGGCGCGCTCGAGCTGTCGCTCGGCGGCTCGGGCGGGGAGCCCGGCTCGGTCACGACCGTCCGACTTGGCCCCGACGCGGTGGGCGGCGACGTCCAGCAGTGCCTCGTCCCCGCGGGGGTCTGGCAGTCGGCACGGCTCCTGGACGATGCGGAGGCGCTGGTCTCGTGCGTTGTCTCACCAGGTTTCGATTTTGCCGATTGGAGGCTCGCCGAGTCCTCCGAGTAG